The nucleotide window CGTTCGCGCAGGGCTGGAGGTGCTGGCGCGGACGAACGCGATGTTTCTGTGCACGATGATTCCGATCGGCATTTTGGCCTCGATCCTGACGCACCGGGAGAAGGATTACGCCAATTTCTTGCCGATCCTCGAGGACGGGCCGGGGCCGATGCTGCTCGGCAGCTTGAACTTAATCGCGTTGTACAGCACGTTCCTTGTGTTGGGGATGGTTTTCCCGCAGGTGAGGAACGCTCGAAAACTGCGCGCCGCCAGCGTGCTGACGATGGGAATCTTGATCGTTATGTTTCTCGGGCCCGTCACAGGGCCGGTCGCGGTGTTCGGCGGCGAGCGCGGAGCGGGGTTAAGCTTCCCGACGTATCAAATGCTGCGCGACATTCAAGTCGCGGAGCTGCAGCGGCTGGACATTTTAGCGATATTCCTCTGGAGCCTCGGGTCGTTCGCGAAAATATCGCTTTATTTGTACGCTTTGACTTACGGCCTTCAGAAACTGTTCAAGCTGGACGATTACCGCTCGCTCGTCGCGCCGACGGGGGCGCTGCTCGTCGCATTCTCGCTGCTGCTCAGCGAAAGCTTCATCGGCATATACCGATTCCTACAGGATATCTACCCCATTTACGGCCTTCTGATGGGCTTCGTGCTCCCCGCTCTGCTGCTGCTAATCGCGCGCATACGACGTGTCATGGATTCGAAAGGGGGACCGGGAAATGAATCGGAGAGGAAAGCTCGGGTTCGAGGAGGAGGCGGACGACGGGAAGACAACGTTCCTGTCCGACCGGCTGGAAGATAATGCGGCGGCGATTCGGAGGCACTTCGGCCATACGCAGGATTTAGGCGAACGGCGCATTCCGGATGCGGCAGGCGGGGTCGCCGCGATTTTCTTTTTCGACAGCCTCGTGGACAAATCGATCGTCGACCGGTTCGTCGTCGAAGAGCTGCAACAGCCGGACGGCGCGCGAACGGGCGGACCGGTGGGAGCGCTTGCGACGAACCGGCTGAGCGAATGCCGGACGGTCGAGGAGGCCGCCAAGGAGCTGCTATCGGGCAAGACGATCGTCCTGCGCGACGGCTTCGCGCTGGCGTGGGCGGCGGCGACGGACGGCGGAGCGCGGCGCGGCGTGACGGAGCCCGCCTCGGAAGCGGTCGTCCGCGGGCCGAGGGAATCGTTCAACGAATCGCTGTTGACGAATCTCGGGTTGATCCGCCGAAGACTGTATACCCCGAGGCTCCGGGTAGAAACCCGGACGATCGGCCACGTCTCGAATACCCCCGTCGCGCTTCTGTACATTGACGGACTGGCGAAGCCGGACATTCTGCAGGAGGTTCGGAACCGGCTGAACAAAATCGACATCGACGGCGTGGTCGAATCGCAATATATCGAAGAATTCATCGAAGATCCGGTATATTCCCCGTTCCCTACCGTGTTCAACACGGAGCGGCCCGACCGGGTCGCGGCGGCGCTGCTCGAAGGGCGCATCGCCATCCTGACGGAAGGGACGCCGGTCGCGCTCGTCGTGCCGGCGACGATTACGTTATTTTTGTACTCGAACGAAGATTACTACCAGCGGTACGATATCGCTACGTTGTTGAAGCTGCTTCGTACCGTCACGTTTTTTCTCTCTTTTCTGCTCCCGTCCTTTTACGTCGCGCTCCTAACGTTCCACCAAGAAATGATTCCGACGCCGCTGCTGATCGCCTTGACGGGGCAGCGCGAAGGCGTGCCGTTCGGCATCGCGCTCGAGGTGTTTCTAATGGAAGTCACCTTCGAAGTGCTCCGGGAGGCGGGCATCCGCCTCCCGAAAACGATCGGCTCCGCCGTATCGATCGTCGGCGGTTTGGTGCTCGGGCAGGCCGCGGTCGAAGCGTCCTTGATCGGCCCCGGCACGGTCATCGCCGTGTCCGCGACGGCGATCGCTTCGTTCACGACGCCGTCCTACGGCTTCGCGATCGCCTCGCGCATGATCCGCTTCGCGATGCTGCTGCTCACCGCGTTCATCGGCTCGTTCGGCTTCTTCTTCGGGCTGATCTTAATCGCGATTCACCTGAACACGCTGCGTTCGTTCGGAGTGCCATATATGTCGCCGTTCGTTCCGCTGCAATGGCGAAGCTGGAGAGATATGGTCGTTCGCGCGCCGTGGTGGGCGATGAGGCAGCGGCCGTCCCAAGTGGCCTCCTCGGTTGACCGGTTCGACCGGCCCCAAAAATGGAGCCGACCGGGCGGGGGGAAGAAGCGATGATGCTGCGTCGCGCGGCGCTGGCGCTCCTCGCCTTGGCGCTGCTCCCAGGGTGCTGGGACCAGAAAGAGTTGAACGAAGTCGCGGTCGTCATCGGCGTCGGCGTCGACCAGGGGGAGAAACAGCGTTTCGAGGTGACGGCGCAGGTCATCAAGCCGACCGCGCAGGCCAAGGCGGGCGGCGGCGGCGGGTCGGAGCTGCCGACCTGGAGCCTGACGGCTTCGGGCGAAACGTTCCTCGACGCGATTTCCGAGCTGAACCGCATTTCGCCGCGGCGTCTGTATTGGCCCCATCTGCAAATCATTATTTTTGGGGAGGAACTGGCGAAGGAAGGCATCGCTCCCGTCATTACGTGGTTCGAGAAAAGCCGCGACAGCCGCTCCGGGACGTACGTCGTCGTCACGCGGGGCAGAGCGGAGGACATTCTGAACAAAAGAATCGAGCTCGGCAACATCCCTGCCAAGGCGATGGCGGATATGATCGCGAACGCCGAAATTCGCCAGCTCCCGGCGCGGAAGATGACGCTCCGGAAGCTGACCGGCGTTTTGTCGTCCCCGGGCGTCGACATCGCGGTCGACGTCATCGATCCGCGGGAAATTCGCGGCAAAGTGGAGGCGTACTCGCTGGAAGGGGCGGCGGTGTTCGACAAAGATCGGCTGGTTGAGTACATAACGGACGAAGCGGTGCACGGCCTCGCGATCGCGCATAACACGTACGCCAACACGACGATCAAAGCCCGCTGTCCGCGAGACGGCAGCGGGTACGTCACGTTCCAGGTGACGGATTTCCGCAGCCAACTGAAGGTGACGGTCGACAACGGTAAGATTACAGGGACGTTCGATATTTTCGTGGAGGGCAATTTGCTCGATCAAACGTGCAAAGGCAGTCTCATGGAAGAGACGCAAATGGTCGAAGTGGAGCGAGCGGTCGCGGACCGAATCGAGTCGCTGCTCACCTCCATGTACGAGCGGGCGGCCGCGAAAGGCTCGGACGTCTACGGCATCGGCCGCGAGCTGCGCCGTCACTACCCCAAGGTGTGGCGCAAGCTGGAACCCGAATGGGAAAAGACACTGCGCGAGGTGCGCATTACAGCGGAAATTGACGCGAACATTCGCCGAAGCGGCCTCGTCATCGACCCGACGATCAACAAAATGGAATAAAGCGAAAGGAGGGGACGCGGCATGGAAACGGGTTTGGCGGTTGGACTTGCGGTGTTGTTCGCCGCCATCGCGCTGCTCGACGTCCCGGCGCTCGTTCGTCGCCGCAAGACGAAGCAGCTGATCGTGTACGCCTTCGTCTACGCCGCCGCGGCGGTGCTCAGCGTGCTGCAGCTGTTTCGCATCCGCATTTGGGATCCGAACGGGGCGATAGCGGCGTTCATCCGTTGGTTCGTGCCGGTGTAAGCGGAAGCCGGGCAGGAGATCCTGCCCGGCTTCCGATTTTTTTTATTGATTCAAGTATACGGCTTTGCCCGTACGCGCGGATTCGTATAGCGCCTCGAGAATTTGCGAGACGACGAACGCCTGCTCCGGCGTGACGACAGGTTCTTTGTCCTCGTCGATCGCTTCGATCCACTTCCGCATCTCAAGATCGGCGTCTTTCTCCTGCTTGCCGTCGTAGAACGCTACGCCGCCGGCCTGCAGGTTCACCTCCGTCGTGTAGAGGCGGCTGTGCTTCTCGCCGTTGAGGCGGAGGCCTCCTTTCATGTCGGCGCCGCCTTCCGTGCCGCACAGCGTGCACTTCGCCTCGTCGACGTCGAGCGAGTTGAGCGCCCAGCTCGATTCGAGCATGATCGTCGCGCCGTTCTCCATGACGATCATCCCGAATGCGGAGTCTTCGACCGTAAATTTCTTCGGATCCCAAGGTCCCCAAGCGTTCGCGGCGTTTTCCTTCTGGGACAGCTTGTGGTACGCCGTGCCGAGCACGACCTTCGGCTTGTAGTTGTTCATCATCCACAGCGTCAGGTCGAGAGCGTGCGTGCCGATGTCGATGAGCGGGCCGCCGCCCTGCTTTTCCTCGTCGAGGAACACGCCCCATGTCGGCACTGCGCGGCGTCGAATCGCATGCGCCTTCGCGTAATAAATGTCGCCGAATTCGCCGTCTTCGCACAGCTTCTTCAAATGCTGGCTGTCCGGGCGGAACCGGTTGTTATAGCCGATCGTCAACTTTTTGCCCGTCCGCTTCGCCGCCTCGACCATGCGCGCCGCGTCCGCGGCCGTTTTCGCCATCGGCTTTTCGCACATGACATGCTTGCCGGCTTCGAGCGCGGCGATGGCGATTTCCGCGTGGGAATCGTTCGGCGTGCAGACGTGCACGATGTCGATCGTCGCATCTTTCAGCGCCTCGCGGTAGTCCGTATACGTCTTTGCGCCTTCCGCTCCGTATTTCTCGGCCGCCTCGACCGCGCGCTCCGGCACGATGTCGCAGAAGGCGACCATTTGCACGTTGGACAGTTTGGCGAGGCTCGGCATATGTTTGCCGTTCGCGATACCCCCGCAGCCTACGATTGCGATGCGATACGTGTTACCCATGACGAACGATTCCTCCTAAAGGTTGGTGGGATTTGCGATACGCGGCCGGCGTCATGCCGAACCGTTTGCGGAACACCGCATGCAAATAATTGCCGTTCGAATAGCCTTCGCTGATTGCGATTTGCTCGATCGCTAGATCCGTTTCCGCCAGCTTCTTGCAGACGGCTTCGAGCCGAACTTCTTCCAAAATGCCGCTGAACGACGCGTCGCCGCGAACGTCCTTGAAAATGCGCTGCAGCTGCCGCGCGCTGATGTTCAGGTTTTCCGCGACATGATTGAGCGTGATCGTGCCCGCGTAATTCGCCCGAATGTACTGCATGGCGAGGCGGTACCGGTACGCCTTCATGTCGCGGGACGGCAGCTCGAGGCGCGAGGCCGCCCCGCCGTCGTACGCCCGCGCCGCCTTGAGCAAAATTTGCACGACATGCTGCTTGATCGTCGTGTACAGTCCCGGCGCGCCTTCGCTGCACGCTTCGTACGCCGCGAGGAAGTGGGGCATCGCCTCGTGCACGTCGAACGCGGGAACGCGCGGGAGGGCGCGCAGCTGCAGGACGCAATCGTCCGCCTCCGCCAGCTCCCAGCGGTCCGGGCCGTCCGGCGGCTGCGGCGAGGCGTCGCGCTCCGCGATGTCGACGTGCAGGCACAGCTCATCCATCGCGACGTGGGCGTCCGCTTCCTGGTAGTGGAGCACGCCGGGGCCGGTCAAATAAAACATGCCCTCCCGCAGCGCGTACTCCTGCCCTTCCATGCGGACGACGCCCTTGCCCCTCGGGATGAAATGGAACTCGAACTCGTCGTGCTTGTGAAATTCGACCGTCCGGCCCGGCGCGAACGTCGTCAGATGGAAGCGGAGGACGCGGATGTCGTAGCGCCCCCAGCGCACACGGACGTCGAGCCGCTCCAGCGCGTCCTGCTTCTCGAGCATGACGGCGTACGGGAACTTGTTCACCCCTCGAGTTCCTCCAGCTTGACGGCGCGGCGCTCGCGGGCGGACTTGTTGGCCGCTTCCATCAGCTTCGTCAGCTCGAGCGCAAGCGCGACGTTCTCGTCTGCGGTCGTTCCGTTTTGAATATGGCCGACCCACTGCTCGAACGCGCTTTCCCGTCTCGAAGGCAGCGGCTGCTCCTGCCAGCCGGCGTCCGCGCGTCCGCCGGCCTTCGTGCGCAGCAGCAGCTTGGCGTCGGGCGTGCCGTACAGCAGCGTGCCTTCCGTGCCATTGATCTCGATCGAGAAGGGAGAGTGCGGGTTGACGAAGCCGGCTTCGACGACGCCGACGGCGCCGGAGGCGGTCGACAGCACGGCGACGGCATTGTCTTCGACGTCGCGGCCCGTCACGTAGCCGAACTGGGAAGCGACGTCGATCGGCGCCTCGCCGAGGAACAGCCGCGTCAAGTACATCGGATGGCAGCCGAGATCGATCAAGGCGCCGCCTTGGCATTGCTCAAGGCTGTAGAAATGCTCCGGCAGCCAATCGGCGACCGCGCCGTCGTGGGACAGCCGGACGCGGACGAGCGTCACGCGGCCGAGCAGCTTCCGGTCCAACATGTCGCGGATCGCCAGCGTGTACCCGTCGTTCAGCCGCGGCAGCGACACCGTCAGCTTGACGCCCGCCTTCTCGACCTCGGCAAGGATGTCGTTCGCGTCCCGCAGCGTCGCGGCCACGACCTTCTCGGTGAAGATGTGTTTGCCCGCCCGCGCCGCGGCGACCATCACTTCATGGTGGCGGTTCGTCGGCGCGTCGACGATGACGGCGTCGATGGTACCGCTTCCAAGCATGTCGTCAAGCGAGTCGTAGAACGGGACGCCGAGCTTCTCCGCGGCTTCCCGGCCGCGGGACGGCAGTTCGTCCCACACGGCGGCCATGACGGTGTCCGGGTGCTCCAGCGCTTGCTTGGTATAGTCCCATGCGTGCACGTGCCAGTAACTGATTTTGCCGATGCGGATGGTCATCCATATCTCTCCCGTGTATAAAATCAAGACATTGCTACCTAAGCGTAACATAGGGATTCAAACAATTTAAGTGCGAAATGGCGACATTTGGGCTATGAAATCGCGACATCTCCGAGATCCCGCCCTCGGCCCCGAGTTTCAATAAAGTGCAACCCCCGCAAGAAAGTATGATTGAATTTGCCGTTTCTTCCAGCTTAGCATTAGAAAATGCACGAAACGTAATTAAAAAAGGAGCGGGACAGATGGCATACTTTCATCCGCAGCAAAGCATTTACCACAGATATCACGGCGACCCGGAGCGCACGCTTCAAACGATCGCCGACCGTTATATCGGAGACAATCCGCAGCACCCTCCGGTGTATCGCGTGTTCCGCACGGACGGTTTTTTAAGAAACGACGAATTCCAGTACGTTTTCGATTTCGATCGGAAGTTTCCGGCGATCGCCGAAGGGCAGTACGTTTATGCTTGGGCGAAGTTATGGAGCGAGCAGGACGGAGAGTTTCGATTCGGCGTGAACGGTTACGGGCCGATCGACGTGTATGTGAACCGCGAACACGTTCATCGCACGACGATCGCGGACGAGATGTTCCCGGAGCGCAAACAAGTGTTTGTCGCGAAGCTTATCGCGGGTTGGAACCACTTCGTCGTCCGGTTTACGAAGACGGAACTCGGCTGCGGAGGCCGTTTCGGAACCGGTTCGTTCAAAAATATGCCGTTTCATTTTTTGGCGCCGACGGCGAATCGGGAAGGACAAGAAGGGTGGGTATATACCGCGCCGATCGACGAGCCGCTGCCGCACATTCCCGGCGAGGGCTGGGAGGAAGCCGACTCGGATGTCGTCTGGCTGCCGCGGCTCGGCTGGACGGAAGCGGAGCTTCGACTCGGCCGGTTCGGACGTCAGTTCGCCGGGGCAGCAGGAGTTCGGGCCGTCGCGTGGACGAAAGCGATCAGCGAGCGCCCGGGCAAGCATACGGTCGCGTTCACAGGATCGTTCGAGGGGAAAACGGCGGTGTACGTCGGCGGCCAGCAGGCATTTGCCGGGCAAGGCGACAACCTCCGCTTCGAAGCGGCGCTTTCGTTCGGCGAAACCGATGTCGTCGTCGTATCCGAGAGAGAGGACGGCGGCCGGTGGGACTTTGCGCTTGAGACGAACGAGCCGGGCATCCGTTTCCGTTTGCCGCATCCGGTGCACGGGACGGACGACGTCTGGTTATATGCCGGGCCGTTCGGCGCCGAGGTCGAGCTTTCCCCCGAGCAGCTGTGCCGAATGGATGGGGTGTTTCCGAACGGCCAAGAAGGCGTCTACTGGCGTGTCGACGCGCCGCATGCGGTCGTTCGCCCGTACCTCGAAAACAAGCTGTTCGCGAAATGGAACTATCCGCTCGGCGTGACGCTGTACGGCATGTTGGAGACAGGGCTTGCGCTGAAGCGCGAGCAGTACGTCGACTATGTATTGGAGCATGTGGAGACGTGCACGGCGTTCGACGATTACGCGCTGTGGGATAAGGAAAGGTACGGCGCGGCGGCGATCAACACGCAGCTGTCGGCCATCGACAGCCTCGACGACTGCGGATCGTTCGCGGCGCTGATGATGCGGGCGATAAAGGTGCGGGAGCCGCGCGGCGCGAACAAGACGGCGGCGAGAATCGCCGATTATATTTCGAACGTGCAAGACCGGCTGCCCGACGGGGCGCTCTACCGCGTGCGCGGCAGCACCGAATTTATGAAGGATACGTTGTGGTGCGACGATTTATATATGAGCACGCCGTTCCTGTGCGAGTATTACAAAGCGACCGGCGAACGCAAGTATATCGACGACGCGGCGAGTCAGTTTTTGTTGTATAAAAAGTATTTGTACATGCCCGAGCTGCAAATTATGTCGCATGTGTACGACTTCAAATTCGACAAACCGACGCGAATCCCATGGGGAAGAGGCAACGGCTGGGTGCTGTTCTCGCTTACCGAACTGCTCGCCGCGCTGCCGGAAGATCACGAGAAGAGAGCCGAGCTGCTCTGCTTCTTCCGCGAATTGAGCGAAGGGTACTTGCGGCTGCAAGGCGAGAGAGGCTTATGGCATCAAGTGCTTACGGTGCCGGAATCGTACGAGGAAACGTCCTGCACGTCGATGTTCGCCTACGCGTTCGCCCGCGGCGTTCGTTTCGGCTGGTACGAACAGCCGGAGCCGTACATCCGCTCGGTCATGCGGGCGTGGGAAGGGCTGACCCGCGTCTCGGTCGACCAATACGGCAACGTATACGGCGTCTGCCGCGGCTCCGGATATTCGTTCTCGACATTGTATTACAAAGATGAACTGTCATGGAATTTAAACGACACGCACGGCATCGGCATCGTCATGCTGGCAGGCGTAGAGACGATTAAACTGCAGCGTCATCTCCGGCAATAATTCGACATTCGCATGCTCCGGCCGACAGGTTTCCGCCGCGGCCGGAGCCTTATTTTATGCGGGTTTTCTAAATAAGTCAAAGCCATCAATAAAGTCTTAACCCAAGTCAAGAAAGTGTAATTGCGGGAAAAACGCGGCTCCCGTACGGTAGTAACAGGCGAACAACACGAAAGGCGGGGAACAAGCGTGGAAAGCAAAGTGACCGTGGCCGGGAGGGCGGAGCCGAGCAAAGCGACACAGCTTTGGAAGTCGTTCGGCAAAGATAAATATTTGTATATTTTGGCGCTGCCGGGGCTCATCTATTTTTTAATCTTTAAATATTTGCCGATGTGGGGAATTACGATCGCGTTCCAAGATTATTCCCCCTTCGCCGGGTTTGCGGGCAGCGAATGGGTCGGACTGAAACATTTCGAGAGATTGTTTACGAATCCGGACTTCCCGATTTTGTTCCGCAACACGATGGCGATCAGCTTGCTCAACTTACTTTTTTTCTTTCCGCTGCCGATTATTCTTTCGCTCATGCTGAACGAGCTGAGAAGCGAAGTGTACAAGCGGACAGTGCAATCGATCATTTATTTGCCGCACTTTTTGTCATGGGTCATCATCGTTTCGCTCAGTTTCATCATGTTGTCGCAGCAAAACGGGATTGTAAACATGGCGCTGGAACTGTTAGGCAAGACGAAGGTGCCGTTCTTAACGAATCCGGACTTGTTCTGGTTCATCTTGACGGCGCAGTCGGTTTGGAAAGAAGCGGGCTGGGGAACGATCATCTTCCTCGCGGCGATCGCCGGCGTAAACCCGCAGCTGTACGAAGCGGCCAAGATGGACGGAGCGAATCGTCTGCAGCAAATCTGGCATGTGACGCTTCCCACGATCCGGAACGTAATCATCATTTTGTTTATTTTGCGGCTCGGCGACATTATGGAGGTCGGCTTCGAGCAAGTGTACTTGATGTATAACGGCGCCGTTTCGAATGTGGCGGAAGTGTTCGATACGTACGTGTATCGCGTCGGCGTTCAGCAAGGCGAATTCAGCTACAGCACGGCGATCGGGTTGTTTAAGTCGTTCGTCGGTCTCACGCTCGTGCTGCTGGCGAACAAGCTTGCGAAAAAATTCGGGGAAGACGGCGTGTTTTAAAGGAGGGGAAGACGCATGAAACTGTCGCTCGGAGATCGTACGTTTAACTTGGTAAATTTCATTGCGCTTGGCATCGTTTCGATCGTGACGATTTTTCCGCTCTATTATGTGTTCGTCGTATCGTTTACCGATCCGTACGAATATTTGCAGAAGAAGCTCGTACTGTTTCCGGAAAATTGGTCGCTCGCTTCATACCGGTATTTGCTCTCGACGGAAGCGTTTCCGAACGCGCTCGGGGTGAGCGCGTTTCTCGCCCTCGTCGGCACGCTTTGCAGCTTGGCGGTGACGTCGTCTCTCGCGTATGCGCTGTCGCGCAAACGGTTCAGAGGCAGGAGAGTGTTTTTGATGCTCATCTTGTTCACCATTTT belongs to Paenibacillus sp. and includes:
- a CDS encoding glycoside hydrolase family 88/105 protein, with protein sequence MAYFHPQQSIYHRYHGDPERTLQTIADRYIGDNPQHPPVYRVFRTDGFLRNDEFQYVFDFDRKFPAIAEGQYVYAWAKLWSEQDGEFRFGVNGYGPIDVYVNREHVHRTTIADEMFPERKQVFVAKLIAGWNHFVVRFTKTELGCGGRFGTGSFKNMPFHFLAPTANREGQEGWVYTAPIDEPLPHIPGEGWEEADSDVVWLPRLGWTEAELRLGRFGRQFAGAAGVRAVAWTKAISERPGKHTVAFTGSFEGKTAVYVGGQQAFAGQGDNLRFEAALSFGETDVVVVSEREDGGRWDFALETNEPGIRFRLPHPVHGTDDVWLYAGPFGAEVELSPEQLCRMDGVFPNGQEGVYWRVDAPHAVVRPYLENKLFAKWNYPLGVTLYGMLETGLALKREQYVDYVLEHVETCTAFDDYALWDKERYGAAAINTQLSAIDSLDDCGSFAALMMRAIKVREPRGANKTAARIADYISNVQDRLPDGALYRVRGSTEFMKDTLWCDDLYMSTPFLCEYYKATGERKYIDDAASQFLLYKKYLYMPELQIMSHVYDFKFDKPTRIPWGRGNGWVLFSLTELLAALPEDHEKRAELLCFFRELSEGYLRLQGERGLWHQVLTVPESYEETSCTSMFAYAFARGVRFGWYEQPEPYIRSVMRAWEGLTRVSVDQYGNVYGVCRGSGYSFSTLYYKDELSWNLNDTHGIGIVMLAGVETIKLQRHLRQ
- a CDS encoding ABC transporter permease, yielding MAGRAEPSKATQLWKSFGKDKYLYILALPGLIYFLIFKYLPMWGITIAFQDYSPFAGFAGSEWVGLKHFERLFTNPDFPILFRNTMAISLLNLLFFFPLPIILSLMLNELRSEVYKRTVQSIIYLPHFLSWVIIVSLSFIMLSQQNGIVNMALELLGKTKVPFLTNPDLFWFILTAQSVWKEAGWGTIIFLAAIAGVNPQLYEAAKMDGANRLQQIWHVTLPTIRNVIIILFILRLGDIMEVGFEQVYLMYNGAVSNVAEVFDTYVYRVGVQQGEFSYSTAIGLFKSFVGLTLVLLANKLAKKFGEDGVF
- a CDS encoding Gfo/Idh/MocA family oxidoreductase, producing MGNTYRIAIVGCGGIANGKHMPSLAKLSNVQMVAFCDIVPERAVEAAEKYGAEGAKTYTDYREALKDATIDIVHVCTPNDSHAEIAIAALEAGKHVMCEKPMAKTAADAARMVEAAKRTGKKLTIGYNNRFRPDSQHLKKLCEDGEFGDIYYAKAHAIRRRAVPTWGVFLDEEKQGGGPLIDIGTHALDLTLWMMNNYKPKVVLGTAYHKLSQKENAANAWGPWDPKKFTVEDSAFGMIVMENGATIMLESSWALNSLDVDEAKCTLCGTEGGADMKGGLRLNGEKHSRLYTTEVNLQAGGVAFYDGKQEKDADLEMRKWIEAIDEDKEPVVTPEQAFVVSQILEALYESARTGKAVYLNQ
- a CDS encoding Ger(x)C family spore germination protein, with the protein product MMLRRAALALLALALLPGCWDQKELNEVAVVIGVGVDQGEKQRFEVTAQVIKPTAQAKAGGGGGSELPTWSLTASGETFLDAISELNRISPRRLYWPHLQIIIFGEELAKEGIAPVITWFEKSRDSRSGTYVVVTRGRAEDILNKRIELGNIPAKAMADMIANAEIRQLPARKMTLRKLTGVLSSPGVDIAVDVIDPREIRGKVEAYSLEGAAVFDKDRLVEYITDEAVHGLAIAHNTYANTTIKARCPRDGSGYVTFQVTDFRSQLKVTVDNGKITGTFDIFVEGNLLDQTCKGSLMEETQMVEVERAVADRIESLLTSMYERAAAKGSDVYGIGRELRRHYPKVWRKLEPEWEKTLREVRITAEIDANIRRSGLVIDPTINKME
- a CDS encoding AraC family transcriptional regulator — protein: MNKFPYAVMLEKQDALERLDVRVRWGRYDIRVLRFHLTTFAPGRTVEFHKHDEFEFHFIPRGKGVVRMEGQEYALREGMFYLTGPGVLHYQEADAHVAMDELCLHVDIAERDASPQPPDGPDRWELAEADDCVLQLRALPRVPAFDVHEAMPHFLAAYEACSEGAPGLYTTIKQHVVQILLKAARAYDGGAASRLELPSRDMKAYRYRLAMQYIRANYAGTITLNHVAENLNISARQLQRIFKDVRGDASFSGILEEVRLEAVCKKLAETDLAIEQIAISEGYSNGNYLHAVFRKRFGMTPAAYRKSHQPLGGIVRHG
- a CDS encoding endospore germination permease gives rise to the protein MGTQTMGTQISKLQALMLAISSITVTGHLLFIPVIINRAGRDCWLSLLVAAPFALFIGYMVSTLSKWYPNQTIVEYAQSIVGRWLGTLFALAFLFYFFHDAALSVRGFGEFFTSAITPRTPILVYFSAIVILAGYAVRAGLEVLARTNAMFLCTMIPIGILASILTHREKDYANFLPILEDGPGPMLLGSLNLIALYSTFLVLGMVFPQVRNARKLRAASVLTMGILIVMFLGPVTGPVAVFGGERGAGLSFPTYQMLRDIQVAELQRLDILAIFLWSLGSFAKISLYLYALTYGLQKLFKLDDYRSLVAPTGALLVAFSLLLSESFIGIYRFLQDIYPIYGLLMGFVLPALLLLIARIRRVMDSKGGPGNESERKARVRGGGGRREDNVPVRPAGR
- a CDS encoding spore germination protein; protein product: MNRRGKLGFEEEADDGKTTFLSDRLEDNAAAIRRHFGHTQDLGERRIPDAAGGVAAIFFFDSLVDKSIVDRFVVEELQQPDGARTGGPVGALATNRLSECRTVEEAAKELLSGKTIVLRDGFALAWAAATDGGARRGVTEPASEAVVRGPRESFNESLLTNLGLIRRRLYTPRLRVETRTIGHVSNTPVALLYIDGLAKPDILQEVRNRLNKIDIDGVVESQYIEEFIEDPVYSPFPTVFNTERPDRVAAALLEGRIAILTEGTPVALVVPATITLFLYSNEDYYQRYDIATLLKLLRTVTFFLSFLLPSFYVALLTFHQEMIPTPLLIALTGQREGVPFGIALEVFLMEVTFEVLREAGIRLPKTIGSAVSIVGGLVLGQAAVEASLIGPGTVIAVSATAIASFTTPSYGFAIASRMIRFAMLLLTAFIGSFGFFFGLILIAIHLNTLRSFGVPYMSPFVPLQWRSWRDMVVRAPWWAMRQRPSQVASSVDRFDRPQKWSRPGGGKKR
- a CDS encoding Gfo/Idh/MocA family oxidoreductase; amino-acid sequence: MTIRIGKISYWHVHAWDYTKQALEHPDTVMAAVWDELPSRGREAAEKLGVPFYDSLDDMLGSGTIDAVIVDAPTNRHHEVMVAAARAGKHIFTEKVVAATLRDANDILAEVEKAGVKLTVSLPRLNDGYTLAIRDMLDRKLLGRVTLVRVRLSHDGAVADWLPEHFYSLEQCQGGALIDLGCHPMYLTRLFLGEAPIDVASQFGYVTGRDVEDNAVAVLSTASGAVGVVEAGFVNPHSPFSIEINGTEGTLLYGTPDAKLLLRTKAGGRADAGWQEQPLPSRRESAFEQWVGHIQNGTTADENVALALELTKLMEAANKSARERRAVKLEELEG